A window of the Cygnus atratus isolate AKBS03 ecotype Queensland, Australia chromosome 4, CAtr_DNAZoo_HiC_assembly, whole genome shotgun sequence genome harbors these coding sequences:
- the SPATA4 gene encoding LOW QUALITY PROTEIN: spermatogenesis-associated protein 4 (The sequence of the model RefSeq protein was modified relative to this genomic sequence to represent the inferred CDS: substituted 1 base at 1 genomic stop codon), producing the protein MRQILANVLKHEESDLKQTLNQARTLAKKLLQHSQSYKDPSSPVAIPLYEQNKGEVRPQGERRGEETRPVPRCWQRHSAARRAAPPVGAVAAVAVRRGEGLGAAVAPRQPRLPRAVLRWLQSLDLPACPRHCRRDFSNGYLVAEILARYFPAEIRSRACGTGSSLTAKLSNWARLRRFFAKHNLNVAQELIEVTIHCKPGAAERLVQDIYSMLTNRCIKSLQDREIDFTDYCYQTQLPMVARSTASKVIKNNIRLTEIMMEPSVTINRQKANAISNMHMRMRMXEREEDPHDIDTRSEPTKYNYYMEVYEDMKT; encoded by the exons ATGAGGCAAATTTTAGCTAATGTATTAAAACATGAGGAATCAGACCTGAAACAAACACTGAACCAAGCCAGAACCCTGGCAAAGAAACTACTACAACACAGCCAGTCTTACAAGGATCCTTCTTCGCCAGTTGCCATACCTTTGTATGAACAAAACAAAGGTGAAGTGCGGCCGCAAGGGGAACGGCGGGGCGAGGAGACCCGACCCGTTCCGCGCTGCTGGCAGCGCCAtagcgccgcccgccgcgcggCCCCGCCAGTTGGGGCCGTTGCGGCAGTTGCCGTGAGGCGAGGAGAGGGGCTCGGCGCCGCCGTGGCTCCCCGTCAGCCTAGGCTGCCCCGCGCTGTGCTCCGCTGGCTGCAGAGCCTCGACCTCCCCGCCTGCCCCAGGCACTGCCGCAG GGATTTCTCCAACGGGTACCTGGTGGCGGAGATCCTGGCGCGCTACTTCCCCGCCGAGATCCGGAGCCGCGCCTGCGGGACCGGCAGCTCGCTGACCGCCAAGCTGAGCAACTGGGCCCGGCTGCGGCGG TTTTTTGCAAAACACAACCTCAACGTGGCCCAGGAACTGATAGAGGTAACAATTCACTGCAaaccaggagcagcagaaaggctgGTGCAGGACATCTACTCCATGCTAACAAACAGATG TATTAAAAGCCTTCAAGACAGGGAGATTGATTTTACAGACTACTGTTACCAGACACAGTTACCAATGGTTGCCAGATCAACAGCTTCCAAGGTTATCAAGAATAACATTAGGCTGACAGAAATAATGATGGAACCCAGTGTTACCATAAACAGACAGAAGGCTAATGCCATCAGTAATATGCACATGAGAATGAGAATGTAAGAGAGGGAAGAGGATCCAC ATGATATTGATACAAGATCAGAACCCACAAAGTATAACTACTACATGGAAGTATACGAAGATATGAAGACTTGA